A genomic stretch from Desulfolutivibrio sulfodismutans DSM 3696 includes:
- a CDS encoding sigma-54-dependent Fis family transcriptional regulator — MMKSQALEFHKALFEELDTSRLQKKFLSALLEMQNVERGSLWIAEDDGYRCIAAVGSQSADIAGYVIPKSAQSIVGWVIDNGRMTIAEAYKDKRHFREVEAGLDVKSTLILCYPLILRDGRVYGAVEIIDTAHGGSRLNLHKDYLELMEDLVAIGAIALGNALAFADKRDENEKLRRMIADLNVDAFIGQSDAFLAAQKSLRDYAKTDFPVLITGESGTGKELAAREIHRQSDRKNGPFLVQNVSAIPDTLLESELFGYRKGAFTGADKDKTGLFEAASGGTVFLDEIGDMALSLQARILRVIQQNEIKPLGGTGSKRVDVRIISATNKDLRQAIAAGTFREDLFYRLNVLPLSLPPLRERRDDIPLLLNYFLRRDAQRMGIAPKKCTPKALRRLTDHPWKGNIREMENLVRYLLATLPCDTIDDADLPAAILSTPAPLADLSQTPVDPGRPAAAAPAHDMCEQTWEEVERGYVLALLEKCHWNITQAAAKAGVNRSTFDSRIKKLGIRKR; from the coding sequence ATGATGAAATCCCAGGCGCTCGAATTCCACAAGGCCCTCTTCGAGGAGCTCGACACCAGCCGGTTGCAGAAAAAATTTCTTTCGGCCCTGCTCGAAATGCAAAATGTCGAACGCGGCTCCCTGTGGATCGCCGAGGACGACGGGTACCGGTGCATCGCGGCCGTGGGTTCGCAAAGCGCGGACATTGCAGGCTACGTCATCCCCAAAAGCGCCCAGAGCATCGTGGGCTGGGTCATCGACAACGGCCGTATGACCATCGCCGAGGCCTACAAGGACAAGCGCCATTTCCGGGAGGTCGAGGCCGGACTCGACGTCAAAAGCACGCTGATTTTGTGCTATCCCCTGATCCTGCGCGACGGCCGGGTCTATGGAGCGGTGGAGATCATCGACACCGCCCACGGCGGCAGCCGGCTCAACCTGCACAAGGACTACCTGGAGCTCATGGAGGACTTGGTGGCCATCGGGGCCATCGCCCTGGGCAACGCCCTGGCCTTCGCCGACAAGCGGGACGAAAACGAAAAATTGCGCCGCATGATCGCCGACCTCAACGTCGACGCCTTCATCGGCCAAAGCGACGCCTTTTTGGCGGCGCAAAAATCCCTGCGCGACTACGCCAAAACTGACTTTCCGGTGCTCATCACCGGCGAGTCCGGCACGGGCAAGGAACTGGCCGCCCGGGAGATCCACCGCCAAAGCGACCGCAAGAATGGCCCCTTCCTGGTGCAAAACGTCAGCGCCATCCCCGACACCCTGCTCGAAAGCGAACTGTTCGGATACCGCAAAGGGGCCTTCACCGGCGCGGACAAGGACAAGACCGGACTTTTCGAGGCCGCCTCGGGCGGCACGGTGTTTCTCGACGAGATCGGGGACATGGCCCTGTCCCTTCAGGCCCGCATCCTGCGGGTCATCCAGCAAAACGAGATCAAGCCCCTGGGCGGGACCGGGTCCAAGCGGGTGGACGTGCGCATCATCTCGGCCACCAACAAGGATCTGCGCCAGGCCATCGCCGCCGGGACGTTTCGCGAGGATCTGTTCTACCGCCTCAACGTCCTGCCCCTGTCCCTGCCCCCCTTGCGCGAACGCCGCGACGACATCCCCCTTTTGCTCAACTATTTCCTGCGCCGCGACGCACAGCGCATGGGCATCGCCCCGAAAAAATGCACCCCAAAGGCCCTGCGCCGCCTCACGGACCATCCCTGGAAAGGCAACATCCGGGAGATGGAAAATCTGGTGCGCTACCTCCTGGCCACCCTGCCCTGCGACACCATCGACGACGCCGATCTGCCCGCCGCCATCCTGTCGACGCCAGCCCCCCTTGCCGACCTCTCCCAGACGCCGGTCGACCCCGGCCGTCCTGCGGCAGCCGCCCCGGCGCATGACATGTGCGAGCAGACCTGGGAAGAGGTGGAGCGCGGCTATGTGCTGGCCCTTTTGGAAAAATGCCACTGGAACATCACCCAGGCGGCCGCAAAGGCCGGGGTCAACCGCTCCACCTTCGATTCGCGCATCAAAAAGCTCGGTATCCGGAAAAGATGA
- a CDS encoding glycerol dehydrogenase, whose protein sequence is MISTTLFPGRYVQGPGALSRLGRELARLGDRHFLICSPHPLEHLLPAVLPGVQQAGAVRTERFGRECTDQEIERLSGLVREFGARTVTAVGGGKTLDAAKAVAARVGLPVVVVPTIASTDAPCSSVCVVYSPDGVFLRADVLPRNPDVVLVDTEVMARAPARFLVSGMGDALATWFEADSCRKSRGRNIAGDTGSMTALALARLCYETVRDFGLSARTACEAGVATPALERVVEANTLLSGLGFESGGLGAAHSIHNGLTALPAVRGLHHGEKVAFGVLASLFLTDAPLALVDEVYALCASLGLPTTFADLGLAGVSDQELLRVAEKSCAPGESIHNEPVEISPSLVQAVLKAADAEGRRRVGARVGHGPAGSPSR, encoded by the coding sequence ATGATCAGCACCACGCTTTTTCCCGGACGCTACGTGCAGGGCCCAGGCGCCCTGTCCCGCCTGGGCAGGGAACTGGCCCGCCTGGGGGATCGGCATTTTCTCATCTGTTCCCCGCACCCCCTGGAACATCTGCTGCCCGCCGTGCTGCCCGGGGTGCAACAGGCCGGGGCCGTGCGCACGGAACGCTTCGGCAGGGAATGCACGGACCAGGAGATCGAACGCCTCTCGGGCCTGGTGCGGGAGTTCGGCGCCCGGACCGTGACCGCCGTGGGCGGCGGCAAGACCCTGGACGCGGCCAAGGCCGTGGCCGCCCGGGTCGGGCTGCCCGTGGTCGTGGTCCCCACCATCGCCTCCACGGATGCGCCGTGCAGCTCCGTGTGCGTGGTCTATTCCCCGGACGGCGTTTTTTTGCGGGCGGATGTGCTGCCGCGCAACCCGGACGTGGTCCTGGTGGATACCGAGGTCATGGCCCGCGCCCCGGCCCGGTTTCTGGTGTCGGGCATGGGCGACGCCCTGGCCACCTGGTTCGAGGCCGACTCCTGTCGCAAAAGCCGGGGCCGCAACATCGCGGGCGATACGGGTTCCATGACGGCCCTGGCCCTGGCCCGGCTGTGCTATGAGACCGTCCGGGACTTCGGACTGTCCGCGCGCACGGCCTGCGAGGCCGGGGTGGCGACCCCCGCTTTGGAACGGGTGGTGGAGGCCAATACGCTCTTAAGCGGCCTGGGCTTCGAGAGCGGGGGGCTGGGCGCGGCCCATTCCATCCATAACGGCCTGACGGCCCTGCCCGCCGTCCGGGGGCTGCACCATGGCGAGAAGGTGGCCTTCGGCGTGCTGGCCTCGCTGTTTCTTACAGACGCCCCCCTGGCCCTTGTGGACGAGGTCTACGCCCTGTGCGCCAGCCTTGGCCTGCCCACCACCTTTGCTGATCTGGGCCTTGCGGGCGTGTCGGACCAGGAACTGCTGCGCGTTGCGGAAAAAAGCTGTGCGCCGGGGGAAAGCATCCACAACGAGCCGGTGGAGATATCCCCGTCCCTGGTCCAGGCCGTTCTCAAGGCCGCCGACGCCGAGGGACGCCGCCGCGTCGGCGCCCGCGTCGGCCATGGTCCCGCCGGTTCGCCGTCGCGCTGA